The following DNA comes from Sulfurimonas hongkongensis.
CAAAAGAGCATCTATTTAGCAGTGCTCATAAAAATCTTTATGGCAAAAAAGATGAGATAGTCTCTTACCATAGTTTGTATAAAAAACTTGGATTTACAGATGAGCAAAGAGTACAAAAATATAGTGAGTTTTTCAACTCTGCAGTTGATTATGATAAAGAAGATTTCATAACGATGTGTTTGGAAAAACAGAGCGTAACAGGCAGTGAGGATTTTGTAAAAAATCTTGAAAAAATTGTAGGATTTTCTCTAACTTTAAAAGCTAGAGGTCGCCCTAAAAAAGAACAAATTAAAAAAGGAAAAAAAATGTATAAAAATTTAGTAATGCTAGACAAAGAGAAACACAAAGAGCTAAAAATTAATCCTCTAGAGGACCTTAACTTTGCAAAATCAGCAACACACATCCCTCTCTTAGCAAATGAGGTTGCACAAGTAGGTGCCGCATTTCCAGTTGTATTTACAGCAGGTGAAGCCCCAGAACTTACAGCTCTTGTCTCTTTAGGTGGTGATAGCTTGGCTATCAATGAAGAGGGCAAGTGGATAACTTCTTATGTACCATCATACTTAAGAAAGTACCCATTTTCTTTAGCAAGCACAAAAGAAAATCCTGAGCAAAAAGTGATCCTTATAGATGAAGACTCCTCTCTTTTTTCAAAATCAAAAGGCAAGCAACTATTTAGAAAAAACGGTGACAAATCAGAGACTCTAGAACACGCAATTGACTTTTTAACATCACATGAGAATCAAAGTAGTGTTACTCTAAATGTTGCAAAGCTTATCTTTCAAAGT
Coding sequences within:
- a CDS encoding SapC family protein; protein product: MARKVRIFVKDSPQHVMLKSLDKLALFKDESDYRAFVDILKESSINSDLAIHAYVLMPHFFEFLATPSKEDTLSKFMQSLGRKYVGYFNKKYNRTGTLFQGRYKSSLVEDEKYLFDVMLHIERLAPKEHLFSSAHKNLYGKKDEIVSYHSLYKKLGFTDEQRVQKYSEFFNSAVDYDKEDFITMCLEKQSVTGSEDFVKNLEKIVGFSLTLKARGRPKKEQIKKGKKMYKNLVMLDKEKHKELKINPLEDLNFAKSATHIPLLANEVAQVGAAFPVVFTAGEAPELTALVSLGGDSLAINEEGKWITSYVPSYLRKYPFSLASTKENPEQKVILIDEDSSLFSKSKGKQLFRKNGDKSETLEHAIDFLTSHENQSSVTLNVAKLIFQSGILEDREISVGEGEEKKVLVNGFKVVNREKLNELSDDVLADWVRKGIMAMIEAHIKSLDNIQTLFEIAQKRQS